In Pristiophorus japonicus isolate sPriJap1 chromosome 3, sPriJap1.hap1, whole genome shotgun sequence, the sequence aagtaattaggaagacaaatggaatgttggcttttatagcAAGGGGGATTGagaataacagcagggaagtcctggtacaactgttggtgttggtaaggccacacctggactactgcatgcagttttggtctccgtatttaaggaaggatatatttgcactggaggcagttcagagaaggttcacgaggttgattcccgagatgaaggggtcgtcatatgagcaggttgggtctatactcttgAGTtttgaagacttagaggtgatcttattgaaagatataagattctgagggggcttgacagggtagatgcagagaggatgtttccactcgtgggggaatctagaactagggctcatagtttcagaataaggggtcgcccatttaaaacagaaatgaggaggaatttcttctctcagagggtcgtgaatctttggaattctctacctcagagaactgtggaagctgggtcattgaatttatttaaggtggaaatagacagatttttgaaatataagggagtaaagggttatggggagtgggcagggaagtggagctgagtccatgatcagatcagccatgatcttattaaatggtggagcaggctcgaggggccaaatggccgactcctgctcctgtttcttatttgagagagcagacaagacctcggtttaacttctcatccgaaagacggcacctctgacagtgcagcgctccctcagcactgcattgggagtgtcagcctagatttttctgtgtGGAGATGAGGtcaataagatcagccatgatcttactgaatggcggagcaggctcgaggggccgaatggccgactcctgctcctatttctgatgtcggACTGTTGTGACTGGTTCCCTAATGTCATTTAGGGACGGATACCCggtctgtgtcagccgtggctcagtgggtcgcactctctctcgccgctgagtcagaagattgtgcgtTCAAATccaactcctgagacttgagcacaaaaatctaggctgacacacccagtggcaGTAccaagagagtgccgcactgtcagagattccagttttcgaatgagacgttaagccgaggccccgtctgctctctcagtcggACATACAAGATCCCgcagccactattttgaagaagagcagtgggagcTATCCCCGGTATCCTGTTCAATATCACTAATGcaggttacctggtcattatcacattgctgcttgtgggagattGCAGTGTACGAATTAGCAACCgcgttttttttttttaagaatgtccagttaatctgtttctggtGGCGTTGGTTGTCGGACCAGTGTTGGCTAGGGCACTGGCTATGGAGTGTTTAGGGATTTCCTGAAAAGCACTACACAAAGCAACACTTACTTATTTTACTAGTTAAAATTTCCCTGGCATGATTCCTAGGCTTGTTGTGAAGACCAAAACATAGCTGATTCCTTCCATTATCTAAATTGCTTCGCTGATTCTACACTGGATCAATCTGGCACCCACTATCGACATCGAATGTTAAAGTACAGATGGGTCTGTATGATTCCAGGTACATATTGTGCACTCTGAACAATTATTGACAGTCTCGAACAGGGAGCAAGTTAATCATTCTCAGATCAAGATCATTTTCAAATCATGAAATGAGATAATGGGGCAAGAAGTGAGTCAGTGAATTACTGCAGCACTCGGAGGACAAGCagataaaaaataaaaattcactggGGATCCAGAAAATGGGAAAAGAAGGATTTTAATACACAATaaaagccttactctgtatctaacctgtgctgtacctgccctgggagtgtttgatgggacagtgtagagggagctttactctctatctaaccccctgtacctgtcctgggagtgtttgatgggacagtgtagagggagctttactctgtatctaaccccgtgctgtacctgccctgggagtgtttgacgggatagtacagagaaagaaagacttcagAACGTCCAaagccgctttacagccaatgaagtactttttaaagtgtagtaactgttgtaatgtcagaaatgcaGCAGCTATTATTCAcatagcaagctcctacaaacagcaatgaaataaacgatcagttgattaagaacataagaattaggaacaggagtaggccatctagcccctcgagcctgctccgccattcaacaagatcatggctgatctggccgtggactcagctccacttacccgcccgctccccgtaacccttaattcccttattggttaaaaatctatctatctgtgacttgaatacattcaatgagctagcctcaactgcttccttgggcagagaattccacagattcacaaccctctgggagaagaaattccttctcaactcagttttaaattggctcccccgtattttgaggctgtgtcccctagttctagtctcccctaccagtggaaacaacctctccgcctctagtctatccctttcattattttaaatatttctataagatcacccctcatccttctgaactccaacgagtaaagacccagtctgctcaatctatcatcataaggtaaccccctcatctccggaatcagcctagtgaatcgtctctgtaccccctccaaagccagtatatccttccttaagtatggtgaccaaaactgcacgcagtactccaggtgcggccttaccaataccctatacagttgcagcaggacctccctgcttttgtactccatccctctcgcaatgaaggccaacattccattcgccttcctgattacctgctgcacctgcaaactaactttttgggattcatgcacaaggacccccaggtccctctgcacctcagcatgttgtaatttctccccattcaaataatattcccttttactgttttttttcccaaggtggatgacctcacactttccaacattgtattccatctaccaaagcttagcccattcgattaacctatctaaatctctttgcagcctctctgtgtcctctatacaacccgctttcccattaagggatgaatattggccatgacacagaggagaataaaaatataaaataaaatatgCAGAGCTAATGAAATAGGTACCCAAGAACTGCCATGCGCTTTTGTCACTGGCTGAGGGATCCTCCTGTTGTCAGGGAACAGAATCGCCTCACAGAGTGCTGTTCCTCCTTCTGGAAGCACGTgaagaaaaaaaaaacatgcaattctatagtgtctttcataaccagcggacatcccaaaacgctttacagccaaggaagtacttttggagtgcagtcactgttgtaatgtgggaaacgcggaagccagtttgcacacagcaagttcccacacacaacaatgtgataatgaccagataatctgtaaccagactgattcccgggattgctggactgacatatgaggagagacaggatcaactgggcctttatacactggagtttagaaggatgaaaggggatctcatagaaacatataaaattctgatgggactggacaggttagatgcgggtagaatgttcccgatgttgggggagtccagaaccaggggtcacatctaaggataaggggtatgccatttaggactgagatgaggagaaatttcttcactcagagttgttaacctgtggaattccctaccgcagagagttgttgatgccagttcattggatatattcaagagggagtttgatatggcccttacggttaaagggatcaaggggtatggagagaaagcaggaatggggtactgaggtgaatgatcagccatgatcttattgaatggtggtgcaggctcaaagggctgaatggtctactcctgcacctattttctatgtttctatttatataatgcctctctgaactgcctccatgcaagtatatccctccttaaatacggagaccaaaactgtacggagtTAAAGGTGCCGTGCACCCCCAATGAATGAAGGGGAACATTgtcgtcagtgagcacagcgggcgaTGGGTTGAtgggactcataagaacataagaaataggagcaggagtaggccatatggcccctcgagcttgctccaccatttaatacgatcatggctgatctgatcatggactcaggtccacttccccgcccgctccccataaccccttattcccttattggttaagaaactgtctaattgtgtcttaaatttattcaatatcccggtttccacagctctctgaggcagcgaattccacagatttacaaccctgtcagttttaaacgggcggccccttattctaagaccatgccccctagttctagtctcccccatcagtggaaacatcctctcttcatccaccttgtcgagccccctcataatcttatacggtttgataagatcaccttttctCGGCGTGTGGCGTGCCGCGTGCATAgcgcagaccccccccccccctgccccgctcACCTTTAAGCGCGACGGATCGGCGCAGGCGTAGCTGCACAGGTGGCACTTGTAGGGCTTCTCGCCGGTGTGAATGCGGATGTGCCAGGTGATCTTCTGCCGGTTTTTGGTGGTGTAGTCGCAGTCGGTGCACTTGTAGAGCCGCGTGCCGCCGTGGGCCTTCATGTGGTAGTCGAACACCATCTGGTGGCGGCAGGCAAAGTCGCAGAAGGGGCAGCGGAAGGGCTTGCCGCCCTCCTCGTCGCCGGCCCGCGCCCCCGccccttcctcctcgtcctccgccgcctcctcctcccccccctgccgctCGTGGGTGTCCAGCAGGtgctggatgagctgctggcgctcgCGGGTGGCGAATCCGCAGTGCGGGCAGCGGTGGCTGAAGTGGACCCGCTTGTGCTCCTCCAGCTGCTCGCGGCGCTCGAAGCGCAGCTTGCAGGCGCCGCACTCCAGCAGCGGGTGCTGGCGCTGGACGTGGCTGCGCAGGGTGGACTCGCTGTGGCAGGCAAAGACGCAGGAGGGGCAGCCGTGGCAGACCCGGGCCTCGTGGCGCCGCAGGCAGTGCTGCTTCAGCGCCCCCTCCGAGCTGAAGCGGGCCTCGCAGCGGCCGCAGGCGGCGCTGGGCTCGCCGGCGTGGCAGCTGCCCACGTGGCGGCTGATGTCGTTCTGGTTGTAGCCGCTGTAGTCGCAGAGGGCGCAGAAGTGGGTGGGCCGCTTCTCGTGGACCCGCAGCTTGTGGATGCGCAGCTTGGAGCCGGTGCCGAAGGTCTGGGggcaggcgtcgcaggccagccggCCCACGCCGGTGTGCAGGGACTCGTGGGCGTCCAGCCGGTAGCGTCGGGTGGTGCTGAAGTCGCAGTAGCGGCACTTGTAGGGCTTGACGCCGTCGTGCTTGATGGCCACGTGCTGCGTCAGGCAGCGGGCCTGCTTGCAGGTGAAGGGGCAGAGCCGACAGGCCAGGCGCGGCCTCTTGCGGCAGCACTTCTTGCCGTGCAGCCGGGCGTGGTGCTTGAGGGCGGCGGCCGACTTGCAGACGAAGGAGCAGAGGCCGCACTGCAGCTCGCCGGCCTTCATGCAGCCCTTCTTGCCGTGGGTGTCCATGGCCCGCTCCTGGTAGCAGCTGAAGGGGCAGGAGGGGCAGGAGAAGCGCCGCTGCTTGGGGCCGCCGCCCTCCGTCTCAGAGTCGCCGCTGCTATCCGGGGAATCGTCGCCGCCGCCCACCGAGTCCTGGCTCCGGCTCCCCTCGTCCTCGCTGGACGGCCCAGCCGGGTCGCTCTGGTCCGACAGCTCCTCTTCCTCGGTGTGCTTGATGGCCTGGTGGTTCCTCAGCGCCCGCTCAGAGTGAAAGAGCAGCGGGCAGAGGCCACAGGTCAGCCGGGGGGCCGCCGGGCAGCCGGCCGCCACGTGGCTGCCGATGGCCGACTCGCTGGAGCAGACGAAAGGGCAGGAGGCGCAGTGGAACTTGCCCTGGTCGTGCCGGAACTTCCAGGCCCCCGATTCCCGCCGGGCCTCCTCACACCGGCCCACCTCGGCCGGGGTCTCTGCCCCCTGGGCCGATGGGGAATTCTCCTCCTGGGCCGGGGCAGCACCACCCAAGGCCTCCTCCTCTGCGCGGAACTCTTCCTCCTTGCAAGCAGCCGGGGTGTCTCCGGCCGCGTGGCCTCGCTGAGGGACAGGGTCAGACGTCAGGCCTTCGACCGCCCGCTCTCCGCCGACTCCGCGATCCGCCTTGGAGTGCGGCCGACCGGGTTTAATCGGATCTGGGCTCGCCTCGCGCTGCTTGTTCCCGCTGGCCCGTTGGCTTCTCCTCCTGGGCGGCGCTCCCGCTCTCTGCGCCTCCGGCTCCGCGCTCAACTCCTTCTGCCTGGCGCTGGGCTGCAACACCGTGGCTTGCCGCACATAGAGCTTGTGCTTCTTTACGATGACGGGGCACTTCTTTTGCAAATGGGTGTTGAGTCCCCGCTGCTGCTTGAAGGTGGCCCCGCAGGCTGTGCAGACCAGCGGGGACTTCTTGCCCTGGCAGCCCGACTTTGTGTGGAGCACCATGGCCTTCTCCTTCCTGGTCACATACGAGCACCTCTCGCACTTGAAGACCTGGGCGTCCGTTTGCACCACCAGCATCTGCACCCTGCCCTCCAGAACCAAGGCCTGGGCCTGCTGCTTGTCCTGCTTCCGCAGAGCCTTGATCTCGGACTCGGACCGCGAGAGCTGGGCCTCTTCCTGGCTTTCGGCCCGGCGGCCGGAGGTGTCGGGGCCGTCCAGCCTCGCGGTGTCGGCGCCCGGCGGTTCGGCCGCGCCCCGGCTTCCATCGAGAGGCTCTGTCGCGCTCGCCCAGGTCCCGTCGGCCTCGAGGCTCGTGGGGGCCTCGACCTTCGGCTGGGCCGGCCCGCCGATTGGCTCGTTTTTATCCGCGAGCTCATAGCCACCGCCACCGCCGCTCGCATCTTCGTCGGCGAAGACATCGACGCTGTGGCTCACTTCTCCTTGACCGCCCACGACGTGGTCCCCAGCGCCACCGCCTTCCTCGTCTTCGCCGTGCTCCCCACCGTCGGCCTCGTCGTTGCCGTCATCGGCCGGCGCATCGTCTGAAGCGGGAAGCCCGAAGTGCCGGTACATGGCGCCCGTGTCACACGGTTCCCAGGAATCCAAGGCCGGCAGCTGGGAGCTGGAAAGCTGCTTTGCCGCGTCATCCGCCGGGGGGCCGGGGAATCCCAGCTGGGCTTCGAAAACCCGGTCCAGCGGCGATCCGCTCCCGCCCAGCTGCTTGGGAAAATCTCCCTCCGCGCTGCAGTCACCGGCTTCACCGGTGCTGACCGCGGTGCCCTGGCCGGCAGCGGCCGAATACGCCAGGTGCTGCGGCACGCCGCCGCTCTGCGCTGCCTCTGCGGGTGGCGAGAGACCCCCGTCGCCGAAGGGAGGGGCTCCAAAGGCACGCTGCTGCTGGACCTTCTCCTCCGCCACGGGGCCCCTCTTCTTCTGCCACGCTCCGCTCTGTGAAGGTGCCGCCGCCGTTTCTGTCTGGACTGTGGTGGAGAGCGGCAGGCTGGCGTCGCCGTAGCCCAGCAGGATGTGGGTCGAGTTCATGGCCAGCTCCTCCTTGGCGTAGTTCTCCAGCCACTCCTTATCGCCGGGCACGTAGCCGTGGACCTTGCGCTTGTGGAAGAAGAGGCTGGTGTTGCTGAACGTCCGGTAGGAACACAGGGCGCAGCGGAACTCCTTGTGCTTGGTGTGCTTGCAGTTCTCGTGGTTCAGCAGGGCCTGCTTGTAGCGCGTCTGGTAGCTGCAGTACTGGCACTGGTAGAGGGGCATCTGGTAGTCCTTGGAGTGCTTCACCTGCATGTGCTTCTGCAGCTCGTACTTGCGCTTGCACGCGAAGCCACACACCTCACAGATCAGCGACTTGCCCTGGTGCCGCAGCTTGTGGCTGCTGAGCTGGTCGGCGCGGTGACAGCGGTATGAACACTGATTACAATGGTAcctgcgagagagaaagacagcagtAGTGTAGTGCCAGGGCATTCAGTTTCAAGGCGTGGGTGCAGTTGAGGACCAATGCCCAGccgtcatagaatcatggaaatttacagcacggaaggaggccatttcggcccatcgtgtctgcgccagacgACAAAGAGccgcccagcctaatcccactttccaactctcggtccgtagccctgtgtgcatccaagtactttttaaatgtagtgagggtttctgcctctacccccctttcaggcactgagttccagacccccaccatcctttgggtgaagacatttcccctcaaatcccctctaaacctccccccaattactttaaatctatgccccctggttattgaccccctctgctaagggaaatagatccttcttatccactctatctaggcacctcataattttatacgtctcaataaggtctcccctcagcctcctctgtttcaaagaaaaccaccccagcctatccaatctttcctcatagctaaaattctcccatctaggcaacatcctcataaatctcctctgtaccctctctcgtgcaatcacatctttcctgtaatgtggtgaccagaattgcgcgCAGTACTCCGGCTGTGGTCTCACTCATGTTTTAAGGTGATGTCTCCAGGTGGGATGCCATCATCAGCTGATATCTCCGCCTCCGTTCTCTTTCTGTTGCATCCCTTCTAGCCTTTCTCTACTTTATCAATATTATCTAAACTACCAATGTTTCTCTgaatgtccctctccctttctggccAAGCTCCATATACATCTGTGTTCGGCCTCCCCAGTCCTGGCATTTATACCaagcacccgtgctgtacctgccctgggagcgtttgatgggacagtgtagagggagctttactctgtatctaaccccctgtacctgccctgggagtgtttgatgggacagtgtagatggagctttactctgtatctaaccccgtgctgtacctgccttgggagtgtttgatgggacagtgtagagggagctttactctgtatctaaccccctgtacctgccctgggagtgtttgatgggacagtgtagagtgagctttactctgtatctaaccccctgtacctgccctgggagtgtttgatgggacagtgtagagtgagctttactctgtatctaaccccgtgctgtacctgccttgggagtgtttgatgggacagtgtagagggagctttactctgtatctaacccgtgttgtcccTTCCCTGGGAACATTTGATGAGAACATTGGATATCCCAAATAGAAAGGTGTCCCTTCTCTGATGACTGACATCCTTTGACCAGCATAAAATTCTCACACATCAGAAGGCGGGTTACCTGAGGTCGCCGGTGTGTTTGCGCATGTGCACCGTAAGGTAGTGCTTCCACTTGGTGATGTAACCACACTCTGTGCACATGTAGTTCTTATCGTCGGAGTGCGTGAGCATGTGCTTCGACAGGTAACCCACATCCCTGCAGGTGAAATCGCAGAGTTCACATTTATGTGGCTTCTCGCCTAGAAAGGAGGATTTAaatccaacaaaaaaaaacacaaaaaataacaaTTAGACCCAGGAACATTTGCTCCCAACACTCCTTAAACTTGTAAAGAGCCTTAGTTAGACTACACTTAAGAGTTACTGTGCAGACATCTGGGGGACGAAAATACTCACTTTTTAAAGAGCcattactgcctgaaaggggggtagaggcagaaaccctcaccacatttaaaaagtacttggatgtgcatctgaagtgccgtaacctgcagggctacggaccgagagctggacagtgggattcggctggattcaGTCGGGGCGGAGGTGCCGACATTTGAGCAATTGCTTTATTTTTATGGCGGTGTTCCCGCCCCATCGGCCACGCATCGACGCGTGGGAAATTGTCCCATGGGAGCGGATCAGCCGCTGGTCGGTGGCCCCGACAGCTCTCCGGGCGGGAAGCTGCCTGCGTCTGGGTGGCACATCCGCCCCAAAGAGGGAGGCCGCacagctgcggccgccattttattttaatattcAGCCAACTCTGAATTTGGTCCGGCAATGGTGGccgtgggtttggccgggccgcctgcatcccctcttgggtactggaccactggcccagctgaaaccctccctggtggcccagtgggcctaactaaactcaGCAGAACTCGCTGCAGCCCTCccctttcggcccattgtgtccgcgctggccgacaaagagctacccagcctaatcccactttccagctctgggtccgtagccctgtgggttacggcacttcaggtgcacatccaagtactttttaaatgtggtgagggtttctgcctcgacccccctttcaggccgtgagttccagacccccaccaccctctgggtgaaaaatgttctcctcaaatcccctctaatccttctacaaattattttaaatgtatgcctcctggttattgacccctcttgcgaagggaaataggtccttcctatccactctatctagacaaaTTGAGAAGTtggaaaaaagattcacaaggattatACCAGAACTATGAGATTATAACTATCGGGAAAGATTAAACAGCCTGGCACACTTTTCTATAGAAAACACAACACTGAGGTGATGTGATTCTTTTGCCAAGGTGACAtaaaaaaaaacctttttacgcagcgagtggttaggatctggaatgcacggcctgaaagggtggtggaggcagattcaagtgtggctttcaaaagggagttggataaatacctgatatttttttgcagggctatggggaaagggcagtggagtgggactggctgaggtgctcttgcagagagccggcacgggctcgacgggccgaatggcctccttccgtgcggtaaccattctatgatccaatggggaattcaggagaaacttctttacccagagagtggtgagaatattgaACACTAccatagggaggggttgaggcgactagcacagatgcatttaaggggaagctggataaatacatgagggagaaaggaatagaaggatatggtgatggttggatgaagaggggtgggagggggctcgtgtggatcATAAGCCCCAGCACGGAcccgctgggccaaatggcctgtttctgtgccgtaacctCTCTGTAATCTGAGTACTTTTTTCGTGAGGCCTGAATGATCCAACTTTCTCAGTCAATCTAACTTGCAGTTTCCACAAGCTCAACCAACTCCCTCATTTCTAGGCATAACGTCGAGAGCCCACTATCAACAAGGGTAGAcactgacgacgaggtccaacactgccttcagtgcgccagcgcagccttcggtcgcctgaggaagagagtgtttgaagaccaggacctcaaacccggcaccaagctcatggtctacagggcagtagtgataccgcctgtatggctcagagacatggactatgtacagaggcacctcaaaacactagagaagtaccaccagcgctgccaccgcaagatcctgcaaatgcattggcaggatagacgcaccaacgtcagtgttcttgctcaggccaacatccccagcatcgaagcactaaccacccttgatcagctctgcgtgcctgatacgagactcccaaagcaagcgctctactcagagctccgacacggcaagcgagtcccaggtttcaaggacaccctcaaaacgcatcattcccaccgacacctgggaatccctggcccacgactgcccaaagtggaggagaagcatccgggaaggcgccgaacacttttgaGTCTCTTtgatgggagcacgcggaagccaagcgtaaacagcggagggAGCACATGGCAAATCGAGCACCCAGCCACCTGTCCCTCTAACCACCGTctgcccacccgtgacagagactgtaggtcccgcattggactcatcagccacctgagaactcattaacgtggaagcaaatcatcctcgactccgagggactgcccaaggcgGCGGCATGAAATACGCATGAGTAGTCTACACACAGCCCAACGACAGAGCACTGGTGCAAGGCTCCTTCTCAACAGCCATTCACACAACACACCATGGCCCAGTGAGTTGCACCAACTGGCCTGGTACGGAGGCTGCCATGGGCAAGGAGGGCCCAGATTCAATCCCTGGTTTGTGCTCGGCTTACTGATCTCAACTGGGCTACAATTAGCATTGCTGCTCTTCAACTAGAGAGGCGGCAGCAGAGGGAGAGAAATCAGCCGAGGCCCCCACTACTAACTGCTACCCAGtgtcagccgcggctcagtgggtagcactctctcacctcacagtcagaatgttgtgggttcaagtcctattccagagacttcagcacacacATGCACCTCGACA encodes:
- the znf142 gene encoding zinc finger protein 142 isoform X1, with the translated sequence MEEQGGGTEDNGSIYTEFVGEQDYALQGIVELRGGPHVLQGDGCFGTDVAHLMVADGRSADLGDEPGGKDAQHAVTLEVTVESTQELSESGQECDGKDPVQTSQRDAKMEAAHDPSDASIRMEALYGCQQCHVSFENQDLLADHLLRHVPSAKRPRSPGRGGEGMSRAKRPRAAHRKRGGEENGQPPANPGREKYPCPVCGQEFSRAWALKEHQGTHGGGAEVFLCPRRACGAAFPSAAEMEEHRRGHAPFRCDQCDFTCSSAKLFAQHKKRGRLKAKKFKCRLCPFKTCGPRDLSKHYGAAHRDRAAYSCNRCDFTSRYRKVLKKHLTMHSDESGSAAEENDEPEGRRRVIDEGSSTAQRRPRKRKRSVCEEEEQGSETGSEGDASSKTKSFRERHFKVDVQEGMEHLYKTHICPECKRCFKKRTHLVEHLHLHFPDPSLQCPHCQKFFTSKGKLKVHLMRELGEKSHHCPLCDYSAVERNSLNRHMASMHENTTNFYSDVYSCPACEEKFTVSNALKEHMKSHKEERRPLACFKGGCGYTAEERKDFLRHLKEAHGARAVECRYRTCGSLFGTEAGMEAHRRTHYAFHCDHCDFVCSNKHAFRRHKRRGHPGSEELACRFCPYKTFNPVEFNDHVGKMHANEKIHKCGECDFATAHKRVLNRHVLLHTGEKPHKCELCDFTCRDVGYLSKHMLTHSDDKNYMCTECGYITKWKHYLTVHMRKHTGDLRYHCNQCSYRCHRADQLSSHKLRHQGKSLICEVCGFACKRKYELQKHMQVKHSKDYQMPLYQCQYCSYQTRYKQALLNHENCKHTKHKEFRCALCSYRTFSNTSLFFHKRKVHGYVPGDKEWLENYAKEELAMNSTHILLGYGDASLPLSTTVQTETAAAPSQSGAWQKKRGPVAEEKVQQQRAFGAPPFGDGGLSPPAEAAQSGGVPQHLAYSAAAGQGTAVSTGEAGDCSAEGDFPKQLGGSGSPLDRVFEAQLGFPGPPADDAAKQLSSSQLPALDSWEPCDTGAMYRHFGLPASDDAPADDGNDEADGGEHGEDEEGGGAGDHVVGGQGEVSHSVDVFADEDASGGGGGYELADKNEPIGGPAQPKVEAPTSLEADGTWASATEPLDGSRGAAEPPGADTARLDGPDTSGRRAESQEEAQLSRSESEIKALRKQDKQQAQALVLEGRVQMLVVQTDAQVFKCERCSYVTRKEKAMVLHTKSGCQGKKSPLVCTACGATFKQQRGLNTHLQKKCPVIVKKHKLYVRQATVLQPSARQKELSAEPEAQRAGAPPRRRSQRASGNKQREASPDPIKPGRPHSKADRGVGGERAVEGLTSDPVPQRGHAAGDTPAACKEEEFRAEEEALGGAAPAQEENSPSAQGAETPAEVGRCEEARRESGAWKFRHDQGKFHCASCPFVCSSESAIGSHVAAGCPAAPRLTCGLCPLLFHSERALRNHQAIKHTEEEELSDQSDPAGPSSEDEGSRSQDSVGGGDDSPDSSGDSETEGGGPKQRRFSCPSCPFSCYQERAMDTHGKKGCMKAGELQCGLCSFVCKSAAALKHHARLHGKKCCRKRPRLACRLCPFTCKQARCLTQHVAIKHDGVKPYKCRYCDFSTTRRYRLDAHESLHTGVGRLACDACPQTFGTGSKLRIHKLRVHEKRPTHFCALCDYSGYNQNDISRHVGSCHAGEPSAACGRCEARFSSEGALKQHCLRRHEARVCHGCPSCVFACHSESTLRSHVQRQHPLLECGACKLRFERREQLEEHKRVHFSHRCPHCGFATRERQQLIQHLLDTHERQGGEEEAAEDEEEGAGARAGDEEGGKPFRCPFCDFACRHQMVFDYHMKAHGGTRLYKCTDCDYTTKNRQKITWHIRIHTGEKPYKCHLCSYACADPSRLKYHMRIHQEERKYLCPECGYKCKWINQLKYHMTKHTGAKPYQCDECDYCTNRADALRTHKETRHKEARSFICEQCGKGFKTRFLLKTHLKKHSEEKPYVCSVCCRGFRWQAGLRHHYLTHTNEHPFFCRHCSYKAKQKFQVVKHIQRHHPLKASADPGEGVGKVPVSHALGPGSGRVGETQPAQSRGSEAKTPLRLAASS